In one window of Methanosarcina vacuolata Z-761 DNA:
- the cobN gene encoding cobaltochelatase subunit CobN, producing the protein MKIVSITWNSYIPTLLKAAGDLGIELKAHYSKILEDNPEEAEKVLLECEHADAIFLYYISNPFWEEFYEKLEPLKTRVPVICVGSDPSSFTLSSVKLEIAATCFSYIIYGGLENFANMLRYILKEVLGCEIETRPPEKIPWDGLYHPEAEKTFSNIEEYLNWYGPLKDKTVGLLISRTSWVNNELEIEKNLIKKLENLDLSVIPIFAYSLKDEELGSRGMDEVIEDYVIENGRPIIDCLIKLSPFFIASSKTEKRNTSCAAKGIEVLRKLDVPVFQPVISHYMTVEEWQESMGLSTEIGWNVALPEFEGGIEPIIIGAGKREGNYMGRFPIEDRCSKLSSRIFKWAELRKKPVNQRKVAFILHNYPCSGVEGSVGGAANLDSLESVARILNRMQEEGYAVNPPGDGKDLIETILERKAISEFRWTPINEIVKNGGALAFVEKEEYEKFFNTLSPKVRQRVINSWGKPPGEEVDGIPAAMVYDNKIVVTGVQYGNAVVCVQPKRGCAGSRCDGKVCRILHDPDVPPTHQYLATYRYLENTFGADVLVHVGTHGNLEFLPGKGVGLSEDCYPDISIGTIPHLYIYNSDNPPEGTIAKRRSLACLIDHMQTVMTSGGLYDDLAELDRLLGEYEQVKHDKGREHALKHLILDEIKKSNLDSEIKADHQTPFEEIIRKAHEALGKIRNSQIHDGMHIFGQVPEGEKKVEFINSILRYDDKGSVGNKVSIRRLIAELLELDLDELISDQSRISDNGKSNGQLLEEIDSLSKDFIRTFINNPEKEPALIIKEIFEGKSFEEQNNKGKSSEEQNSKEKSSGEQNNKGKSSEERNNKEKSSEEQNRKNPGINSSLLQDAASVCSRILDLESRIDDSLEIEALLHGFDGGYIPAGPSGLIMRGRDDVLPTGRNFYSLDPKKIPTKAAWRVGRQLSEVLLNKHIEDEGRYPENVGFYWMANDVMWADGEGMAQIMSLLGVEPIWLSNGHLKGFSVIPLEELGRPRIDITIRVSGILRDNFPNCLEVIDEAIQAVASLNEPEEMNYPRKHSLQMVEEGVDSRDATLRIFSSKPGTYSAGVQLAIYASAWKDEKDLADIFLYWNGYAYGKDAKGKEAHTQLASSLKTVDATFNKVVSDEYDLLGCCCYYGVHGGLTAAARQASGKDVKVYFGDTREPQHVEVRDMADEMRRVVRTRLLNPKWIEGMKQHGYKGAQDISKRVGRVYGWEASTQEVDDWIFDDITKTFVLDEEMRRFFEENNPYALEEMSRRLLEAQSRGLWDPDPELLEELKKSYLEIESWMEELAGEGEFQGGAVDIISSEDVPDWDAKMKEIRKILK; encoded by the coding sequence ATGAAAATTGTTTCAATAACGTGGAATTCCTATATCCCTACTCTCCTCAAAGCTGCAGGAGACCTTGGCATAGAGCTTAAAGCCCACTATTCAAAGATTCTGGAAGATAATCCGGAAGAAGCTGAGAAAGTTCTTCTTGAATGCGAACATGCGGATGCAATCTTTCTATACTATATATCAAACCCTTTCTGGGAAGAGTTCTATGAAAAGCTTGAACCGTTAAAAACGAGGGTACCTGTAATCTGTGTAGGGAGTGATCCCTCCTCATTTACCCTCTCTTCGGTGAAACTTGAAATTGCAGCTACATGTTTTTCTTACATAATATATGGAGGATTGGAAAACTTTGCCAATATGCTGCGCTATATCTTAAAGGAAGTATTAGGATGTGAGATTGAAACAAGACCTCCTGAAAAGATACCATGGGACGGGTTATATCATCCAGAGGCAGAGAAAACATTCTCAAACATTGAAGAATATCTTAACTGGTACGGGCCTTTGAAAGATAAAACCGTGGGTCTGCTCATCTCCAGAACTTCCTGGGTAAATAATGAACTTGAGATAGAGAAAAACCTGATAAAAAAGTTAGAAAATCTCGACCTATCAGTTATCCCTATTTTTGCATATTCTTTGAAAGACGAGGAACTTGGAAGCAGGGGCATGGATGAGGTCATAGAGGACTATGTCATAGAAAACGGCAGACCCATAATAGATTGTCTTATAAAACTTTCTCCTTTTTTTATTGCAAGCAGCAAAACTGAAAAAAGGAATACATCGTGTGCAGCAAAAGGTATAGAAGTGCTGAGAAAACTTGACGTTCCTGTTTTCCAGCCTGTAATTTCACATTATATGACTGTTGAAGAATGGCAGGAATCAATGGGGTTAAGCACTGAGATTGGATGGAATGTGGCCCTTCCCGAATTTGAAGGCGGAATTGAACCCATCATAATAGGAGCAGGCAAAAGAGAAGGAAATTACATGGGACGTTTTCCTATCGAAGACCGCTGCTCAAAACTGTCATCCAGAATTTTTAAATGGGCCGAACTCAGGAAAAAGCCGGTCAACCAGAGGAAAGTTGCCTTTATCCTTCACAACTACCCCTGTTCAGGTGTTGAAGGTTCTGTAGGGGGTGCTGCAAACCTTGATTCTCTCGAAAGCGTGGCAAGAATACTGAACCGAATGCAGGAAGAAGGCTATGCCGTCAATCCCCCTGGAGACGGAAAAGACCTTATTGAGACCATTCTCGAGAGAAAAGCAATTTCCGAGTTCAGGTGGACTCCCATTAATGAGATAGTAAAGAACGGCGGGGCTCTGGCTTTTGTGGAAAAAGAAGAATATGAGAAATTTTTCAACACCCTGAGCCCAAAAGTAAGGCAAAGGGTAATTAATAGCTGGGGAAAACCTCCCGGAGAAGAGGTAGACGGCATTCCTGCCGCCATGGTCTATGATAATAAGATCGTTGTGACAGGAGTGCAGTATGGAAATGCCGTTGTTTGCGTGCAGCCAAAGCGAGGATGTGCAGGTTCCAGGTGTGATGGAAAAGTCTGCAGGATCCTGCATGATCCGGATGTCCCCCCAACCCATCAGTACCTTGCAACTTACAGGTATCTTGAAAACACCTTTGGAGCCGATGTGCTCGTACATGTGGGGACCCATGGGAATCTTGAGTTTCTGCCTGGAAAAGGAGTTGGGCTTTCAGAAGATTGTTATCCTGACATAAGTATCGGGACTATCCCCCATCTTTATATTTATAATTCGGACAATCCCCCGGAAGGTACAATTGCCAAACGCAGAAGCCTCGCTTGCCTGATAGACCATATGCAGACTGTCATGACCTCGGGGGGGCTTTATGATGATCTGGCGGAACTTGATAGGCTGCTTGGAGAATACGAACAGGTGAAACACGACAAAGGACGCGAACATGCCCTGAAGCACCTGATCCTTGACGAAATCAAAAAATCTAATCTGGACTCCGAGATAAAAGCCGATCATCAGACTCCTTTTGAAGAAATAATAAGAAAAGCTCACGAAGCTCTTGGAAAAATAAGAAACAGCCAGATCCACGATGGAATGCACATCTTTGGACAGGTCCCTGAAGGCGAGAAAAAAGTTGAATTCATAAATTCGATTTTAAGGTACGATGACAAGGGAAGTGTGGGAAACAAAGTCTCGATTAGAAGGTTGATCGCAGAACTTCTGGAACTTGACCTTGATGAACTGATATCTGACCAGAGCCGGATATCCGATAACGGAAAATCAAATGGACAGTTACTTGAAGAAATAGATTCTCTTTCTAAAGACTTTATAAGGACATTTATAAATAACCCGGAAAAAGAGCCAGCACTGATAATCAAAGAGATTTTTGAAGGAAAAAGCTTTGAAGAACAGAATAACAAAGGAAAAAGCTCTGAAGAACAGAATAGCAAAGAAAAAAGCTCTGGAGAACAGAATAACAAAGGAAAAAGCTCTGAAGAACGGAATAACAAAGAAAAAAGCTCTGAAGAACAGAATCGCAAAAATCCGGGTATAAATTCCTCACTTCTTCAGGATGCTGCTTCGGTCTGCAGCAGGATTCTTGACCTTGAATCCAGAATAGACGATTCTCTTGAAATTGAAGCCCTTTTACACGGTTTTGATGGAGGATACATCCCTGCCGGCCCTTCAGGCCTTATCATGCGCGGAAGAGACGATGTGCTGCCAACAGGCAGAAATTTCTATTCACTTGACCCAAAAAAAATTCCGACAAAAGCTGCCTGGAGAGTGGGACGGCAACTCTCAGAGGTTCTGCTTAATAAGCACATAGAAGACGAAGGCCGGTATCCTGAGAATGTGGGATTTTACTGGATGGCAAACGATGTAATGTGGGCTGACGGAGAGGGAATGGCCCAGATTATGAGCTTGCTCGGGGTTGAACCAATCTGGCTCAGCAATGGGCACCTGAAAGGGTTCTCTGTGATCCCCCTTGAAGAACTGGGCAGGCCCAGGATAGACATTACGATCCGGGTTTCCGGAATTCTGCGGGATAATTTTCCAAACTGTCTTGAGGTTATAGACGAGGCAATCCAGGCAGTGGCTTCCCTTAATGAACCTGAAGAGATGAATTATCCAAGAAAACACAGCCTTCAGATGGTTGAAGAAGGAGTAGATTCCAGGGATGCTACTTTAAGGATCTTTTCGAGCAAACCCGGGACTTATTCAGCCGGGGTTCAGCTTGCAATCTATGCGAGTGCCTGGAAAGACGAAAAGGACCTGGCAGATATCTTCCTTTACTGGAATGGGTACGCCTACGGAAAAGACGCAAAAGGCAAGGAAGCTCACACTCAGCTTGCATCAAGCCTTAAGACTGTGGATGCCACCTTTAATAAAGTGGTAAGTGACGAGTACGACCTTTTAGGATGCTGCTGTTACTATGGAGTTCATGGGGGCCTTACAGCTGCAGCCAGGCAGGCTTCCGGAAAGGATGTAAAAGTCTACTTTGGAGATACAAGAGAGCCGCAGCATGTTGAAGTCAGGGACATGGCTGACGAAATGCGAAGAGTTGTAAGAACCAGGCTCTTAAATCCGAAATGGATCGAAGGCATGAAACAGCATGGATATAAAGGCGCACAGGACATTTCAAAAAGAGTGGGAAGAGTCTATGGCTGGGAAGCCTCCACCCAGGAAGTGGACGACTGGATTTTTGATGATATCACAAAAACCTTCGTGCTTGATGAAGAAATGCGTCGCTTCTTTGAAGAGAACAATCCCTATGCCCTCGAGGAAATGTCCAGACGGCTCCTTGAAGCACAGTCAAGAGGACTCTGGGACCCTGACCCCGAGCTTCTTGAAGAGTTAAAAAAATCCTATCTTGAGATCGAGAGCTGGATGGAAGAACTGGCAGGAGAAGGAGAATTTCAGGGTGGAGCTGTTGATATAATTAGTTCTGAAGATGTCCCTGACTGGGACGCAAAAATGAAGGAAATCCGAAAAATCCTCAAATAA
- a CDS encoding ABC transporter ATP-binding protein, whose translation MIEIKKLSRSFGNLVAVDNLDLEVENEIFGLLGPNGAGKSTTVMMLTTLLKPSSGTAKVCGYDIVKESKKVRSKISYVPQDMAVDRKLTGRENVQLYAKLYGIPNRNSKVDEVIEMMGLSDRAGDLVATYSGGMRRRLELAQALVHEPEVLFLDEPTLGLDVSGRKKIWEHIRMLKAEGMTIFMTTHYLEEAEKYCNRVAIIDKGRIAVIGSPENLTSSIGEHASLNDVFLENVKTPEEQVGFNSTQFRNLLRRR comes from the coding sequence GTGATAGAAATAAAAAAATTATCCAGATCCTTTGGAAACCTGGTTGCTGTGGATAATCTAGATCTCGAAGTTGAAAACGAGATCTTTGGCCTTCTCGGCCCTAATGGAGCAGGCAAGAGTACGACAGTTATGATGCTTACAACTTTACTAAAACCCAGCAGCGGTACTGCAAAAGTCTGTGGATACGATATAGTAAAAGAGTCAAAAAAAGTAAGGTCAAAGATAAGTTATGTCCCTCAGGATATGGCAGTTGACCGAAAACTCACAGGAAGGGAAAATGTACAGCTTTATGCAAAGCTCTATGGCATCCCTAATAGAAATTCAAAGGTAGATGAAGTGATTGAAATGATGGGGCTTTCAGATCGTGCCGGCGACCTTGTAGCAACATACTCCGGAGGAATGAGAAGGCGCCTTGAACTTGCCCAGGCGCTTGTGCACGAACCTGAGGTTCTGTTTCTGGATGAGCCGACCCTTGGACTAGATGTAAGCGGCAGAAAGAAGATATGGGAGCATATCAGGATGCTTAAGGCCGAAGGGATGACCATCTTCATGACTACGCATTACCTTGAAGAGGCAGAAAAATATTGCAACAGGGTTGCTATTATCGATAAAGGGCGAATCGCAGTTATTGGCTCTCCTGAAAATCTTACAAGTTCCATAGGGGAACATGCCTCCCTTAATGACGTTTTTCTTGAAAACGTTAAAACCCCTGAAGAGCAGGTAGGGTTTAATTCGACCCAGTTTAGAAACCTTCTGAGGCGAAGATGA
- a CDS encoding formylmethanofuran dehydrogenase subunit C, translating to MQIITLSLKAQNKIPIVADTVNPDNFAGKTEDEIKAVQVWYGNMQCPLSELFNVKVEGKDSAENTKIVINGDASRVKRIGQGMSTGEIEINGNVDMHCGSNMKGGKITINGDADSWLGCEMKGGEIILNGNGGYYVGGGYRGEACGMKGGKITVNGNVRDFLGEHMCGGEIHVLGNAGLLPAILNNGGTIIIEGSTEMPASEMKKGTVIIKGKVKDLLPSYVEEGTEEVDGVLYQRFAGDVNVSGKGMLLMKQCESH from the coding sequence ATGCAGATAATTACTCTTTCCTTAAAAGCACAGAATAAAATCCCTATCGTAGCTGATACCGTAAACCCGGACAACTTTGCCGGAAAAACGGAGGACGAAATCAAAGCTGTCCAGGTCTGGTATGGAAATATGCAGTGCCCTCTTAGCGAGCTATTCAATGTAAAAGTTGAAGGCAAGGACAGCGCAGAAAACACAAAAATTGTGATCAACGGTGATGCCTCCAGAGTAAAGCGCATTGGACAGGGTATGAGCACCGGTGAAATCGAAATTAATGGGAATGTGGATATGCACTGTGGCTCTAATATGAAAGGCGGAAAGATCACGATCAACGGAGATGCAGATAGCTGGCTCGGCTGTGAAATGAAAGGGGGAGAAATAATCCTTAATGGAAACGGCGGCTATTATGTAGGCGGCGGCTACCGGGGAGAAGCCTGTGGCATGAAGGGAGGTAAAATCACAGTCAACGGAAATGTCAGGGACTTTCTGGGAGAACACATGTGCGGAGGAGAAATCCATGTACTGGGCAATGCTGGGCTCCTTCCAGCAATCCTGAACAACGGTGGGACGATCATCATCGAAGGCAGCACCGAAATGCCTGCAAGCGAAATGAAAAAAGGCACTGTCATCATAAAAGGCAAAGTTAAGGATTTGCTGCCCTCCTATGTAGAGGAAGGGACCGAAGAAGTGGATGGCGTTCTCTACCAGCGGTTCGCAGGAGATGTCAACGTCAGCGGCAAAGGCATGCTCCTTATGAAACAATGTGAAAGTCATTAA
- a CDS encoding ABC transporter permease, with the protein MMKAVYYYFERDLVKWLRGRVTVISSLVMPAAWLVFVGLALPTKFTDNYLEYITPGILVMTMLFSSLQGGSLMIFDKILGFLNKFLAMPSPRESMLYGKILFISVRGLMQATVILIIATLLGIRILNPVQLMLIYFTLFLFSVFFSALSTMIGMYLSDHDSYAAVNSMISMPLFFTSSALMPYDVMPAWLRFLARLNPVSYAIDSTRTLFEGGIPVHGLISLVIGAGVMVLLGTYQFRKAFV; encoded by the coding sequence ATGATGAAAGCAGTATACTACTATTTTGAGAGGGATCTTGTAAAATGGCTAAGAGGAAGGGTTACCGTTATTTCTTCCCTGGTAATGCCTGCAGCCTGGTTGGTATTTGTAGGGCTGGCCCTGCCTACGAAGTTCACTGATAATTATCTCGAATATATAACCCCTGGCATTCTTGTCATGACTATGCTTTTTTCTTCCCTGCAGGGAGGATCTCTTATGATTTTCGACAAGATATTGGGTTTTTTGAATAAGTTCCTTGCCATGCCCTCGCCACGAGAAAGCATGCTTTATGGAAAAATCTTATTTATCAGCGTAAGAGGCTTGATGCAGGCAACTGTGATACTCATAATAGCTACTCTTCTTGGGATAAGGATATTGAACCCTGTGCAGTTAATGTTAATATATTTCACACTGTTTTTGTTTTCAGTATTTTTTTCTGCTCTCTCAACTATGATAGGAATGTACTTAAGTGACCATGACAGCTATGCAGCTGTTAACAGCATGATCAGCATGCCTTTATTCTTCACCAGCAGTGCACTTATGCCCTATGACGTCATGCCTGCATGGTTGAGGTTTCTGGCCAGGCTCAATCCGGTAAGTTATGCAATAGACAGTACAAGAACTCTGTTTGAAGGAGGAATACCTGTTCATGGGCTTATAAGCCTGGTCATCGGGGCCGGAGTTATGGTACTTCTCGGGACGTATCAGTTCAGGAAGGCATTTGTGTAA
- a CDS encoding ABC transporter ATP-binding protein, translating to MIEIKDLWYTYPGRSEPTLKGINLRVEKGEFVLLTGPTGCGKSTLLKTLNGIIPHESGGIFSGSVKVKGMETTESNQMEISKEVGLVFQNPDDQIFSTTVEDEVAFGPENLCFEREEIDRKVKEALQIVGMSGHRLDSTNSLSGGQKQRICIASMLAMAPEVLAMDEPVSQMDPMGTHEVLNTVRELNRKLKTTILLVEHRLHELAPFVDRIVIMDDGKIVFDQPASKAFDHLEVFYRLGLRIPEPVELCHRLGIKASPLSVSGALAVLDRENFKENIRRSQLPSNPEENTVIKNSSRKDSVENNTHGNNAHENNTHGNNAHENNAFENNVSENNASIISIQDLWSGYEKNKMVLKGINLEIRKGERVAIMGTNGSGKSTLLLHLAAILKPDKGNVKVFGEDTKSRNPYSFAGKVGFVFQNPDLMLFCDSAEEEARFGPVQLKYSNIEERVRNSLEAMSILPLRHDLPQALSRGQRLRTAVASVLSITPELILLDEPTTGQDRVNIEQMMDFFKNNNSTLIFCTHDIEVAMSYATRILVMNDGQIIADGKGKEVIKDTESLRKASLTQPPVVEIANYLGVNAFSVKELVKTLTSRSVEGIKC from the coding sequence ATGATAGAAATCAAAGACTTATGGTACACTTATCCAGGAAGATCGGAACCGACTTTAAAGGGAATTAACCTTAGAGTCGAAAAAGGAGAATTTGTCCTCCTCACAGGACCTACCGGATGTGGAAAAAGTACTTTATTAAAAACCTTAAATGGGATCATCCCCCATGAATCAGGGGGAATATTTTCAGGCAGTGTGAAAGTCAAAGGGATGGAAACCACTGAATCAAACCAGATGGAAATCTCGAAAGAAGTAGGCCTTGTGTTTCAGAACCCAGATGACCAGATCTTTTCTACAACTGTTGAAGACGAAGTAGCCTTTGGGCCTGAAAACCTCTGCTTCGAGAGAGAAGAAATTGATAGAAAAGTAAAAGAAGCCCTGCAAATCGTAGGGATGTCCGGCCACAGGCTGGATTCCACAAACTCACTTTCCGGAGGACAGAAACAGAGAATATGCATTGCAAGTATGCTTGCAATGGCGCCTGAAGTCCTTGCTATGGATGAACCTGTAAGCCAGATGGACCCCATGGGTACGCATGAAGTCCTTAATACGGTCAGAGAACTCAACAGGAAACTGAAAACGACTATTTTGCTGGTTGAGCATAGACTGCACGAGCTTGCACCCTTTGTAGACAGAATTGTCATAATGGACGACGGAAAAATAGTCTTTGATCAACCCGCCTCAAAAGCTTTTGATCATCTTGAAGTCTTTTACAGGCTTGGGCTAAGAATTCCAGAACCCGTAGAACTTTGCCATAGACTTGGAATCAAAGCCAGCCCTTTGAGTGTCAGCGGAGCTCTTGCTGTACTGGATAGGGAAAATTTTAAAGAAAATATCAGGAGGTCTCAACTCCCCTCAAATCCAGAAGAAAATACTGTAATCAAGAACAGTTCAAGGAAAGATTCCGTTGAAAATAATACTCATGGAAATAATGCTCACGAAAATAATACTCATGGAAATAATGCTCACGAAAATAATGCTTTTGAGAACAATGTTTCTGAAAACAATGCTTCGATTATTTCCATTCAGGATCTATGGTCAGGATATGAGAAAAACAAGATGGTATTGAAGGGAATAAATCTGGAAATCCGTAAAGGTGAGAGGGTTGCGATTATGGGCACAAACGGCTCGGGAAAATCAACCCTGCTTTTACACCTTGCAGCTATTCTCAAACCAGATAAAGGAAATGTGAAGGTTTTTGGGGAGGACACAAAGTCCAGAAACCCATACTCCTTTGCAGGCAAGGTAGGATTTGTGTTCCAGAACCCTGACCTTATGCTCTTCTGTGATTCAGCTGAGGAAGAAGCAAGGTTTGGACCTGTTCAATTAAAATACAGTAATATTGAGGAAAGGGTAAGAAACTCTCTTGAAGCCATGTCAATTCTGCCTCTCAGGCACGACCTCCCACAAGCCCTGAGCCGTGGACAAAGACTCAGGACAGCCGTTGCCTCGGTACTTTCCATAACTCCCGAACTTATTCTTCTTGATGAACCCACAACAGGGCAGGATAGAGTGAATATAGAACAGATGATGGACTTTTTCAAAAATAACAATTCGACACTGATTTTCTGCACACACGACATTGAGGTAGCCATGTCTTATGCTACAAGAATCCTCGTGATGAATGATGGGCAGATCATAGCAGACGGGAAAGGAAAAGAAGTTATAAAAGACACTGAAAGCCTCAGGAAAGCCTCGCTGACCCAGCCCCCGGTTGTTGAGATTGCAAATTATCTGGGAGTCAATGCCTTTTCAGTTAAAGAACTTGTAAAAACGCTGACCTCCAGAAGTGTTGAAGGGATAAAGTGTTGA
- a CDS encoding formylmethanofuran dehydrogenase subunit A, protein MSELLIENAVVCDPIQGINCEKMDLCIKDGKIVESVSSNAKVIDAEGRLTMAGGFDGHTHSAGKINVGRSMNPNDARRNLVPGLSGFEPHTEKTRAQVGYNTPNTYAIGYRYAKLGYTTICEAAMPPLTARHTHEEFKEIPILDKMGLTLFGSNWQVMEYIRDKEPEKLAAYIAWGLKASRGYGIKIVNAGGGEAWGWGKNVSGLYDPVPNFDVTPAEILLGLGEANEKLGLPHSVHVHCNNLGHPGNYKTTIETMKLFEKVKPRCNRQSLHVTHVQFNAYAGTSWRDFETGAPMIADYVNGVNHLTFDLGQLIFGPAVTMTADGPVEYANSRMLKEKWSNQDVELEDASGVVPLVYSPKSFVNAVQWAIGIELALLVKDPWKVMFTTDSPNGGSFVNYPEAYTYLMSEKKRQEIISGFPEMALGRMVLPGLDRELSFYELATMTRSTQSRIYSRPEKGNLAVGADADIAIYDILPDAIDPSVEHEKVKKAFSATAYTIKGGTIVVKGGNIENTPMGRTYWVNAKVPSDIESAMHEDLDVKFQKYYTVSKSNYMVEDAYVPKPVEIATEGF, encoded by the coding sequence ATGTCAGAGTTATTGATTGAAAATGCAGTTGTCTGCGACCCGATTCAGGGAATAAACTGTGAAAAAATGGACCTGTGCATAAAAGACGGCAAGATCGTAGAAAGCGTTTCCTCAAATGCAAAGGTTATCGATGCTGAAGGCAGACTCACGATGGCAGGAGGCTTTGACGGGCATACTCACAGCGCTGGCAAAATCAATGTGGGACGATCGATGAACCCTAACGATGCCAGAAGAAATCTGGTCCCGGGCCTCTCTGGGTTTGAGCCACACACTGAAAAGACCAGGGCTCAGGTAGGGTACAACACCCCCAACACTTATGCAATCGGGTACAGGTATGCAAAACTGGGTTACACCACTATATGCGAGGCTGCAATGCCTCCTCTTACAGCAAGGCATACCCACGAGGAATTTAAAGAAATCCCAATTCTGGACAAAATGGGGCTCACTCTCTTTGGGAGCAACTGGCAGGTTATGGAATATATCCGGGACAAAGAGCCCGAAAAACTTGCAGCTTACATTGCCTGGGGTCTGAAAGCCTCTAGAGGTTACGGCATAAAGATTGTAAATGCAGGTGGCGGAGAAGCATGGGGCTGGGGCAAGAATGTTAGCGGGCTCTATGACCCCGTGCCTAACTTTGATGTAACCCCTGCAGAAATTCTGCTGGGCCTGGGAGAGGCAAATGAAAAACTGGGTCTTCCTCATTCAGTTCATGTTCACTGTAACAATCTGGGGCACCCTGGAAATTATAAGACTACCATCGAGACTATGAAGCTTTTTGAGAAAGTGAAACCCAGGTGCAACAGGCAGAGTCTGCACGTAACTCATGTCCAGTTTAATGCCTATGCCGGCACTTCCTGGCGTGACTTTGAGACCGGAGCTCCAATGATTGCAGACTACGTGAACGGAGTTAATCACCTGACTTTTGATCTCGGGCAGCTCATTTTCGGGCCTGCCGTTACCATGACTGCCGACGGCCCGGTTGAATACGCAAACTCAAGGATGTTAAAGGAGAAATGGAGCAACCAGGATGTGGAGCTGGAAGACGCATCCGGAGTGGTGCCACTTGTATATTCCCCAAAGAGCTTTGTAAATGCAGTCCAGTGGGCAATAGGGATTGAACTGGCCCTGCTTGTAAAAGATCCGTGGAAGGTCATGTTCACAACGGATAGCCCTAACGGAGGATCTTTTGTTAACTATCCTGAAGCATACACCTACCTTATGAGTGAAAAGAAGAGGCAGGAGATCATTTCGGGCTTTCCGGAGATGGCCCTTGGCAGAATGGTTTTGCCTGGCCTCGATAGGGAACTAAGTTTTTATGAACTGGCAACCATGACCAGAAGCACTCAGTCTAGGATTTACAGCAGGCCTGAGAAAGGAAACCTTGCAGTAGGAGCTGATGCAGACATTGCCATATATGACATTTTACCGGATGCAATTGATCCCTCCGTAGAGCATGAAAAAGTAAAGAAAGCCTTCAGTGCTACGGCTTATACCATTAAGGGAGGAACAATCGTTGTTAAGGGCGGAAATATTGAAAACACACCCATGGGGAGGACTTACTGGGTAAATGCAAAGGTTCCGTCAGATATTGAAAGCGCAATGCATGAAGACCTTGACGTGAAGTTCCAGAAATATTATACTGTGAGCAAGTCCAACTACATGGTAGAGGATGCATACGTCCCAAAACCTGTTGAAATCGCAACGGAGGGATTCTAA
- a CDS encoding energy-coupling factor transporter transmembrane component T family protein, whose amino-acid sequence MIGARSIAEPTIKDTVIHRMDPRAKILILISTVFVAVSLDNQKTMLLLFLLVLSGFALARMPAIKIKTLVILLVLLIWGTIYSQSLFYSQLPRTVIFTIISPNFPVLGWLTGGGLFVYEEGLHHGAVQGLRSASILSLGLLMCWTTDSRDMLNGLVGLRVPYSVAFMVITAVRFLPIIITEVATVITVQRLRGFNPKKFGSGIIKTLLNILTPTLANCVRRTGTLAVSIQSRAFRANLDRTSLKKLECSDIDKIAVAVCVFAAISIVIMKIIYNMYTSGIYYTSGLRPVYAIAGGYL is encoded by the coding sequence ATGATAGGTGCAAGATCAATTGCAGAACCGACAATTAAAGATACAGTTATTCACAGGATGGACCCAAGAGCTAAGATCCTTATCCTGATTTCCACTGTTTTTGTCGCTGTGTCCCTGGACAACCAGAAAACGATGTTATTGTTGTTTCTGCTCGTACTCTCAGGATTCGCACTTGCAAGAATGCCGGCAATAAAGATCAAGACACTTGTTATATTGCTCGTACTTTTGATCTGGGGAACTATTTACTCACAGTCTCTCTTTTATTCTCAACTACCGAGAACTGTGATTTTTACCATAATCAGTCCTAATTTTCCGGTTCTGGGCTGGTTGACAGGCGGCGGGCTGTTCGTGTATGAAGAAGGGCTACATCACGGCGCAGTTCAGGGCCTTAGATCGGCTTCAATCCTTTCTCTTGGACTGTTGATGTGCTGGACCACGGACTCAAGAGATATGTTAAATGGTTTGGTCGGACTCAGGGTTCCTTACAGCGTAGCTTTTATGGTGATCACAGCAGTAAGATTTTTACCAATAATAATCACTGAAGTAGCCACCGTGATAACAGTCCAGCGGCTCAGGGGATTTAATCCGAAAAAGTTCGGGTCAGGAATCATAAAAACATTACTCAATATATTAACCCCTACTCTTGCAAACTGTGTACGGAGAACCGGAACCCTTGCAGTTTCAATTCAGAGTCGGGCTTTTCGGGCAAACCTTGACAGGACATCTCTGAAAAAGCTAGAGTGTTCAGACATTGATAAGATAGCGGTTGCAGTCTGTGTTTTTGCAGCCATAAGTATTGTGATCATGAAGATTATTTACAATATGTATACAAGCGGGATTTATTACACTTCAGGTTTAAGGCCTGTTTATGCAATTGCAGGGGGATACCTGTGA